The Thermococcus sp. genomic interval GAAATCCTCCCAAGAGGCATCGTTGTTTAAAATTCGCCTGAAGATGTAGTTGTTAATCGTCGTAACTTTGTCCCTGCTTTTAGCCTGAAGGAGCGCTTTGAGGAGGATGTTGACGAAGGCATTTCTGTTGTGCCTCCTTAACGCTGAAAAGAGTGGGTGAATCAGGTTCTTTCCGCCAATTTCGGAGGAAACCGCCTTGATCACTGTGGCGATGTAGCTCATATCCTTGTAGAAGTCCTTCACATCAACTGCCGCTCGATTTGGGCGCTCAAAGAAGGCTTTGTCAAATATAGCTTTGAATGTTCCTTTCTGTCTTAACTTCGAATCAATTGCTAGGGCGTAGAGACTGGCTCTCTGGTTAAGGAAGCCGTTCTTTTTCACGGCATTCCAAAGGTGCTTTGAAATCACAGGATAAAGTGGCTTTTGTTTTATGAATTCGCCTAGAAGCCAGATGTTTGAATCTCCGATAGGTATCGAAACGTTTAGGGCATCTCTAATATTGTCATCGAGGATTATTGAGGCGTACAGTTTGGGGATACCTATATATTCGACATTTACAAGGTTCTGCTGGTTTATTCCTTTGAACTGGATGAGATACATATTTTCAAGGCTCCATTTTGCTTTTTCTTCTGTGATGGTATCAATAACAGCTTGCCACGTTACTCGGAATATCGATCGTTTTTCAGACACCTGCTTGAGAAGCACTCTAAGGCGCTTATTGACGCGGTATGAAAATTCAAGTGTGGAACCATAGAAAAATACGTAGCCAATGCCCCTTACCTGGTTAAATGCGTTAAGGAAGTTCAAGAGATATACGAAGATATATTTGGAATATTGTAACAATGGCTCAATCCTAAGAGGAGTATAATAGACATTCGAAAACTCCGAGTCCGACGGTAAGAACTTGCTTAGTGTTTTGTCAATCTTAGATAGGTACTTCGAATACTCAGCATTTCCGTTAATGAGATTCCATGTGTCCTCAAGTTGCTCCAATATTCCCCTACTATAATTGAAAAACAAATAGTTCTTATAGAAGCCACTGTCTACAGGAATTCTGAAGAATCGGGATTTCTTTGCCAGGATACTTTGGTTAGCTTTAACTTTCTCCCAGCGACTCTTTAAATACTCTTCGAGCTCCTTATGGATATTCAAGGTATCTCTTATTAATTCCAAGCAGTTATTAGGATCTCCATCATATTGAGATATTGCATTTTCAAGTGTTTCAAGCTCCTCAAGTGTAAACTTGTGTTTGTTATTTTCAAAAAACTTCTTTCGTTTTCCAAGAAGTGATTTGATAAATTCCTCACACCCATTAAGTTTGTTAAGTGCATCTTCTCTTTTTCTAATGAGTTCTCCATATCTTTCATCGTCGTACTCTGGCTTTAACTTTCCCGTCTTGTTGTCTAAGATTTCCTTTTCATACATTTTCCCTAACTTCCAAAACAACCAATCATCTTTGAACACCTTAACAATGAGATTCCACCATACTTTTTCCAATAAGTCTCTTCCTTTCTCCGTTGATTGCTCTATTGTTTGAAGAGCTTTTCTTGTCACGTTTTGTCTTTTGTTTTTTGAGAGTTTGTAAAAATAAGCCAGCGGGAAATAACCATAATACACCTTCTCCGGCTCTTTCTTGATCTTTTCCTGCAGCTTCTCCAAGTCCCAACCGTAGACCTCTTCCATCAAATTAACAAAGCCTAAAATTCCGGCATCAATGAACCAGTTGCCTGTAAACCTAAGTTCTTCTTCTCCCATCAACCTTCACCATTCCAAAACCAATGGAGTTCTTCTCCCCGAAGCCGGCTAAATAACCCACCCTAAGAAGGCCCTCGTCGCCCCTCGCACGGAAGACCAGATGCCACGCCCTCTGGTAGATGCCGGGCTTTACCTCGAAGCGCTTCGGCTTGGCGAGATATACCCTGACCTCCAGTTCGCCGCTCTCGGGCGGTTTCCCCGTTAAAGCTGCGTACTTCTCGATGAGGTTCTCTCTGAGATGCTCGTAGAACTCCGGGTCTGTAGGTGCCAGATCGTAGCTCCTCGGCTTTCCAAAGAGGGGTCTCGTTGTTGAAACCGCTATCGGCGAAAGGGTAACCAGCTTCTTGCCGCTCAGCCTTTCAGGCTCGTAGAGGGCCCGGATCTCCCTCAGGATGAACCGCTCGCCCCATAGCTCGACCTCGGGTTTTTCGAGCAGTCCGCCTATGAACGCCTCCGCTATCTCGGGGACAGCTGTGGAAAAGTAGAAGTAAGCCCCGCCGCGGCCGAGGAAGTAGGGTCTTCTCTCCACGAACTCCCGCCTCTCCGTCATGAAAAGGGAGTACGTGAAGAACTTTGGAACCCTGGGATTGTGGAGCTTTAAGCTGAGCTCGGGGTCTTTCCGCTGGATTCTCCTGTAGATGAGCCCCTGGATGTAGTGAAGGTGGTTGAACGGAACCCTGTAGGGTTCTCTTCCCGGTGAGAGTCTTATTGCAAAACGCAAGGTCTCACCCCTCATCATGAAAGTTACAGAATGTATTGAGTTCATTCTTTATAACTTTTTCTCCGGCTCGGAGTATCAAAAGCATGCTGAAAAGTGTTCATACCAGAAAAGAAAGGTGAGTAACAGCGAGGAGTTTAAATAGAAGAAGGAGAGCACTCAGAGAAGCATCCTCGCGTCAACGGCTATGGCAGAGTCCTCATAGGCGAATATCGGGTTGATGTCGAGCTCCTTAATCTCGGGAAGCTCAAGGGCGAGCTCGCCGACCTTGACGATGATGTCTGCAAGGGCGTCAATATCTACCGGCTTCTCCCCGCGCGCCCCCGCTAATATCGGGTATGCCTTTATCTCCTTTATCATCTCAAGGGCCTCTTCCTTCGTTATCGGAGCGACGCGGAAGCTTACGTCCTTGAGTATCTCAACGAAGATTCCACCGAGGCCGAACATCACTGCTGGACCGAACTGCGGGTCGCGAATCATACCGACTATGACCTCCTTGCCGAGCGGGAGCATCTTGTAAATGATGACGCCCCAGAGGTCGGCATCTGGCTTGTACTCCCTTGCGTTCTCCATTATCTCCCTGAAGGCCTTTCTCGCCTCTTCATCGTTCTTGATGTTTATCTTGACGCCGCCGGCGTCGCTCTTGTGGATGATCTGCGGGGAGACTATCTTCATAACGACCGGGTAGCCGATCTCCCTTGAGAACTCTACAGCCTCTTCCTCGTTGGTGGCAACCTTGAAGTCCGGGACGGGGATGCCGTAGAGTCTGAGTATCTCCTTCGCCTCGGGCTCGACAAGGGGCCTGTTCTCGGCCTTCGCCTTCTCAATTATCTCCTTGGCCTTTTCAATCCTGTCCATAGCAATCACCCCGTAAGCCTGACGGTTGTGAGTAGCCCGGGGCGGTTAAAAGGGTTTCCATTTGACAACTTCAGCTCGGTTTGAAGCTATGGTCTGGTTATAAATACGATGAGCGCGTAGTTATTAACGGTGAGCCGTATGAGAAAGAAAGGCATTCTTGCCGTCGCGGGTGCTTTGATAATCCTCTTTGCAGTCTTCACCTTCCACAGTGAGAGCGCCGTTTCGAGCAACACAACCGTTGTGCTCTACAACTCGGCCAAGATAGGTGTCGTCGAGGAGGTTAAGGGGGTTGAACTTGAGGCGGGCCTGAACGACGTCCCCCTTGAGGAGCTGGCCGGACTCGACGTGGCGGAGGCCGTTGTGAGACCCCTTGATAAGGGCGTGGAGGTTCTCGGGATATTTGCCCGGAACCCGACCGGAACGTACAGCGCCAACGTCGGAAGCGAAGTCGAGGTGAAGCTCAAGGACGGGGAAACAATCTCGGGCAAGTTCCTCGGGCTAAAGGACGGGAAGATAGCAATCGAAGGGGACGGCTATTACCTCATCGAGCCGGGGGAGGTCGTCTATTTCAAGGTCAGAAAACTCGGCGAGAAGGGGAGCGTTTACGCTGTCCTGAAGGCCGAGAAAGCGGGCAAATACAGGGTGAGCATCACATACCGGGTCGATAACATGGGCTGGGAGAGCAGGTACAGGCTCTACCTCGGAGAGGAGGCTGAACTCCAGGGCTACGTCGTCATAAACAACCCAACGGCACTGAACTTCAAGGGTGCGAAGGTTCTCCTAGTTGCCGGGAGCGTCCAGTTCTACGGCTTCCAGCCGAGGATTCTCTACGCCAAGGCCGAGTCAACCTCTGAGGTCCAGGTCGGTCAGCCTGAGAAGGTTGAGGCCTTCTACCTCTACAGGCTCGGCATAGTTGATCTGAAGGCGTCGAGCACCTCGGTCTATCCCTACGTTCACATTGAGAGCCCCTTTGAGAGGCAGTACCTCTACGAGAGCTGGGCCTACAGCAGGAGCGGGCCCGTCTACGAGTCCGTCTCCTTCAAGACCGACAAGGTTCTTCCCGCTGGAGTGGTGGAGATTTACAGGGAAACCGAGGACGGCCCTCTCCTCATCGGGGAAACGAGAATCGGACACACACCCAAGGGAGACACCGTGAGAATAGGGGTGGGCAGGGATTACGACCTTAGGGGAACGACGACTGTTCTGGAGGAGCGCCACGATGACGGAAAGGCCTACTACAAGATAAGGATAACGATAGAAAACTTCGGCAACGAGACCAAGACTGTGATAGTGAGGCACCACAAGAGGGGGAAGCTGATAAGCTCGACCGTTGAGCCACTTGAGGAGACCGCTGACTACGTTGAGTTTCAACTCACGGTGAAGCCCGGGGAAAAGAAGGAGATAGTCTTTGACTACGCTAGCTCTTCCTGAGGGTTATTTCAAATCTTTTATCCCCTTTTGTTATGTCCATGACGAGGCTCTTGTCGTAGTCTATGAACTTCGTGCTCAGGACGGTGTAGCCCTCCTTGGAGAGAAAGTCGGCCATCTTGAGGCCAAGGTCATCGAAGAACTCCGCGGCCATCGTTGCAAGACTCGGCTCCTCTATGCCTAACTCATCGTGATAACGCCTTGCCAGCTCGAAGACATCGACCATGGACACCACCGAGAATAGTATCCCCCCGGACTAAAAACCCTTTCGCCGAAAGGCTTAAATTTCCGGTCTCTAACCCACTGCAGTGGTAAGCATGGACGGGGAGACAAGGAAGAAGGGAGAGCGTTATTATCGCTCTGGAAAGGTTATCTGGGTTGTAAAAGCCGGGGAGAGGCTATACGGCAAGGTTCTCGGGACGTATCCCTACTATCCCTCCCTAAACCTGAAGACGGGGGAAAGCATCTGCACCTGCCCCCTCGGAGGGGACTGCAAGCACGTCGCCTCGATTCTGGTCGCATACGAGAAGGGTACATACTTCGAGGGAGACAACCTGTCCGAGCTGAACCCCGAGGCGAGCGCGTGGAGCTTTCTCGTCCATGCCCCCGAGCTGGCCCTCGACGTTTCGATAAAGGAGCTCCTCTTCTCCCTTCGGAGCGACGAGAGCGGAAGCGAGACTGCCAGGCTTTTCATGAGGGCCCTCAAGCTTGTCGAAAAAAGCGGACGGGCTGAGTACCTCCACGTCCTTGAGGAGGTTCTCGACGAGTTCTCGGCCCTCTTCCCCGATTATCTCCTAACCGAAAGACTCAGAAAAAGTTTTCAATCGGTCAATTCGGCCCTCCAGCGGGCCCGCTGATAACCCTTATAAACATCGACTCCCCTAAACTAAGACCTAGAGGGTGGAAAAATGAAGGCCATCTACCGGGAGATGTGCCCAAACTGCTCCGGCAGAATTTCCGATGAGAGACTAGTCGCCAAGAATCCCTGCGAGAACTGTCTCCAACGTCCTATCACCGCTCAGGATTATTTTCAGCTCGTGAGTGAAGTGAGAAAGGCCCTTAAAGAGGCCGGAACACTAAAGAGGTGGGATGAAATCTACCGCCTCGAAAAGGGGCTTAAGGACGTTGAAAGGCTCTTTGAGAAGGCAACCGGGTTCAGGTTCTGGAGCGCTCAAAGGACGTGGGTGAAGAGGCTCCTCAAGGGAAGGAGCTTTTCGATAATAGCCCCGACCGGAATGGGCAAGAGCACCTTTGGGGCTTTCATGAGCCTCTGGCATGCAAAAAAGGGAAAGAAGAGCTACATAGTCGTGCCCACAACCCCCCTCGTCATCCAGACGGTCAAGAAGATAGAGGCGATGCGCGAGAGGCTCGGGCTTGACGTCAGGCTCGCCTACTACCACGGCAACCTCAGGAAGAAGGAAAAAGAAGAAATGCTCGCCCTCATAGACTCTGGTGAGTACGACATCCTCGTAACGAGCGCCCAGTGGCTGGCTAGGAACTTCGAGGACAAGCTGAAGGGGAGGCACTTCGACTTCATCTTTGTTGATGACGTTGACGCTTTTCTGAAGGCGAGCAAGAACATAGACCGCTCCCTCTATTTACTCGGTTTCAACGAGGAGACGATCCAGAAGGCCTGGGAGATAGTGAGGCTCAAGAAGGGCATGGCCCGCTACCTCAACGGGAACTCGGAGGACAAAAACGAGAAGCTTAAGGAGCTTAACAGGCAGATAGAGAAAATCCAGAGGGAGATTGAGTCCTACAAGAGGAAGAATAAGATAGGAGTTATGATTATAGCCTCGGCCACCGGAAGGGCGCGGGGCGACAGGATAAAGCTCTACCGCGAGTTGCTCGGCTTTGAGGTCGGAAGCGGGAGGAGCGCCCTCAGGAACGTCGTTGACAGCTATCTTAAGCCGACCAAGGACGTCAAGGAACATGTAGCAGAGCTGTTGAAAAGGCTCGGCAAGGGCGGGCTGATTTTCGTCCCCATCGACCAG includes:
- the cas6 gene encoding CRISPR-associated endoribonuclease Cas6, which encodes MNSIHSVTFMMRGETLRFAIRLSPGREPYRVPFNHLHYIQGLIYRRIQRKDPELSLKLHNPRVPKFFTYSLFMTERREFVERRPYFLGRGGAYFYFSTAVPEIAEAFIGGLLEKPEVELWGERFILREIRALYEPERLSGKKLVTLSPIAVSTTRPLFGKPRSYDLAPTDPEFYEHLRENLIEKYAALTGKPPESGELEVRVYLAKPKRFEVKPGIYQRAWHLVFRARGDEGLLRVGYLAGFGEKNSIGFGMVKVDGRRRT
- a CDS encoding acetate--CoA ligase family protein, encoding MDRIEKAKEIIEKAKAENRPLVEPEAKEILRLYGIPVPDFKVATNEEEAVEFSREIGYPVVMKIVSPQIIHKSDAGGVKINIKNDEEARKAFREIMENAREYKPDADLWGVIIYKMLPLGKEVIVGMIRDPQFGPAVMFGLGGIFVEILKDVSFRVAPITKEEALEMIKEIKAYPILAGARGEKPVDIDALADIIVKVGELALELPEIKELDINPIFAYEDSAIAVDARMLL
- a CDS encoding DUF4139 domain-containing protein, with the translated sequence MRKKGILAVAGALIILFAVFTFHSESAVSSNTTVVLYNSAKIGVVEEVKGVELEAGLNDVPLEELAGLDVAEAVVRPLDKGVEVLGIFARNPTGTYSANVGSEVEVKLKDGETISGKFLGLKDGKIAIEGDGYYLIEPGEVVYFKVRKLGEKGSVYAVLKAEKAGKYRVSITYRVDNMGWESRYRLYLGEEAELQGYVVINNPTALNFKGAKVLLVAGSVQFYGFQPRILYAKAESTSEVQVGQPEKVEAFYLYRLGIVDLKASSTSVYPYVHIESPFERQYLYESWAYSRSGPVYESVSFKTDKVLPAGVVEIYRETEDGPLLIGETRIGHTPKGDTVRIGVGRDYDLRGTTTVLEERHDDGKAYYKIRITIENFGNETKTVIVRHHKRGKLISSTVEPLEETADYVEFQLTVKPGEKKEIVFDYASSS